The genomic region CAAGGTGTAGACAAGGACAAGTTCCTGGCCACCTTCGACTCCTTCGCCATCAAAGGCCAGATCAACAAAGCCAAAGAACTTGCAAAGAAATATGAAATCTCCGGTGTGCCTACCATGATCGTCAATGGCAAGTATCGCTTTGACATCGGCTCTGCCGGCGGCGCTGAACAAGCGCTGACACTGGCCGACCAACTGGTTGCCAAAGAGCGAGCGGCAACCAAGGCCGTCGCCAACTAAGCGCGGCGACCGCCATGCGCCGCTGGGGAACTGAACGCGTCGTTGGCCTGCATGACCCGCGGGTCAACGAGCATCACCTGGAATCAACGGGGTTGCCCGTGGACAGCCGTCTGCGTTTGCTCAGTTTCAATATCCAGGTCGGCATCAGTACCGAGCGTTATCGGCACTATCTGACCCGCGGCTGGCAGCATCTGTTGCCGCACACCGGGCGTGCCGACAACCTGCAAAAAATCGGCAATCTGCTGGGCGACTTCGATCTGGTCGCCTTGCAGGAAGCCGATGGCGGTAGCCTGCGATCAGGCTACGTCAATCAGGTCGAACACCTGGCACAACTCGGCGCCTTCCCCTACTGGTATCAACAACTCAATCGCAATCTCGGTCGCCTCGGCCAGCACAGCAATGGTGTGCTCAGTCGACTGCGCCCGTGGGCGATTGAAGATCATCCGCTGCCGGGGCCCAAGGGTCGCGGGGCCATTCTGGTGCGCTTCGGCGAAGGTCCGGAGGCGCTCGTGGTGGTGATGATGCACCTGGCGCTGGGCGCTCGCGCCCGTAGCATGCAACTGGCTTACATCCGCGAGTTGATTGGCGGTTATAAACACCAGGTGCTGATGGGCGACATGAATACCCATGCCAGTGACTTGCTGCAACATTCCCCGTTGCGTGATTTAGGCCTGCTCGCACCGCAATTGGAAGCAACCTTTCCCAGCTGGCGGCCACAGCGCTGCCTGGACCATATTCTGCTCAGCCCCACCCTGACGCTTGAAAAGGTCGAGGTGCTGGCACAACCCATTTCCGATCACCTGCCGGTCGCGGTAGAGATTCGTCTGCCGGGCTCGCTCACGGCCGATGCATTCCCCGCGTTGAGTCCTGCCTGAATGAGCGACGAAGCACAGCGCTGGAAAGAGAAATACCTCAAAAGCATCGAACAACAGGAAAAGCTCGAACGTCGATGGGACGCCCGGCTCGACCTGCTGCGTCGCGGGCTGGTACGCAGCACCCTGGCTGCAGAAGGCACCGATCGAGCCGTTGATCAATGCATGAAGGAAATGCGCGAAGTCGTGCGTACCGACGACATGGACGCCGGCCTGGCGGCTTTGCTGCCGCGCCTGGAAAAAGCCGTACTCGACTCCGAGCAGCGCCGGGAAACCCGGGTCGATCAAGTCAGCGCCGCACTGACGGCGCTGGTCTCTCAGTTGCAAGCGTTGCCGCTGCCACGGGAAGTGAGCCGGCCACTGAAGAATTTCGCCAAACAGCTGGACGGACGCGTTGGCCAGGTTCGCGAAATCCCGCTGCTGCTCAGCGAACTGAGCGGTTTGCAAGGCAAGGCCTTGAGCCTGCTGGAGAACCCGGCAGAGCCCGGTCGCCCGGGTTTGCTGCAGCGCCTGTTCGGTAGCCGGGATGCGGACGACGCCACGCCACAGATCGCCGCCCCCGAATTGCACATGCCTGCCCCACAACCTGTCGAACCGGTTGCCGCACCGCTGGCCGAGCACCCACACCCGGCGACCAATCTCGCACCAGCCGCCGACCCGCAAGGAGTAATGCCGACCGTAGACGCCGCGCTGCCCGCCGCTGCGAACCCTGAAACAGTGGACACTCCGCCGCCGACAGCAGCAATGGCACCCATAGCTGAAGTCGTGGTGCTCGTACCGTCCATCCTGGAGCCAGAGACCACGAGCAGCCAGGCCCCAGGGCTACAAACCCAGCCGAACATCGAACAACTGCAAGAGCCGATTCCATCGATCACCGTACTGGCCACTCAGGCTCCGCCGGCAATCAACCCGGATGAGCTGATCCCGGAGGCCAGCGATCCACAAACGCCAGAACACGACATTCTGTATGCCCTGCCGGACTCGCCGGAGCCGTCCTACAGCTCTGTGGCCAAGCACATCGAAGACACCCTGCTGGGCCTTCTCGACGACCTGACGCTGCCAGAGCGCCATCGACCGCAAGCCGAAGCGATGCGCAATCGTCTTCAAAACGGCTTGAACTGGTACGAATTGCTGCCTATTCTCGATGATCTTGCAACATTGATGCTGGCAATTACCGACAGCGGTCAGCACGAATTCGAAGCGTATCTGCAGCGACTCAACGAACGCCTCGAGTCATTTCAGAGCAACCTGCAAGCGGCCAGCGAAGGCCACGCCGACAACCGCTCTGCCGCGCGGGAGATGGACACGCAAATTCGCGAGCAAGTTGACGGCCTGCAAAGCAGCATGCATGAAGCGGCGGACCTCGATGATCTCAAGCACATGCTGGAAAACCATCTCGAAGGCCTGCTCGGCACCATGGACCAGCACCAGAAGCAACGCGACGCGCGTGAGCAGGAAGTCGCGGCCCGCCTGCAAAGCCTGGCTGAAAGGGTTGCCCACATGGAGCAGGAGGCGCTGGGCTACCGTGAGCATCTCGAAGAACAGCGCCAGAAGGCGTTGATCGATCCGTTGACCGGCTTGCCGAATCGAGCGGCCTGGAGCGAACGGCTGGACCACGAAATCAGTCAATGGCAACAACACGGCAACACCCTGTTGCTGGCGATGCTCGACCTCGACCATTTCAAACGCATCAACGACAACTACGGCCACCTGGCGGGCGACAAGGTGCTGAAAATCATCGCCAGTGTGCTGCGCAAGCGTCTGCGCGGGACGGACTTCATTGCCAGGTTTGGCGGTGAGGAGTTTGTGTTGTTGATGCCTGCCACGGCGCCGATGGCCGGCGCGAAACTGCTGGAAACCTTGCGCGCATCGATCGAGGCTTGCCCGTTCCACTTCAAGGGCGAGCGAGTCACTATCACCATTTCCAT from Pseudomonas sp. GGS8 harbors:
- a CDS encoding endonuclease/exonuclease/phosphatase family protein, whose translation is MRRWGTERVVGLHDPRVNEHHLESTGLPVDSRLRLLSFNIQVGISTERYRHYLTRGWQHLLPHTGRADNLQKIGNLLGDFDLVALQEADGGSLRSGYVNQVEHLAQLGAFPYWYQQLNRNLGRLGQHSNGVLSRLRPWAIEDHPLPGPKGRGAILVRFGEGPEALVVVMMHLALGARARSMQLAYIRELIGGYKHQVLMGDMNTHASDLLQHSPLRDLGLLAPQLEATFPSWRPQRCLDHILLSPTLTLEKVEVLAQPISDHLPVAVEIRLPGSLTADAFPALSPA
- a CDS encoding diguanylate cyclase encodes the protein MSDEAQRWKEKYLKSIEQQEKLERRWDARLDLLRRGLVRSTLAAEGTDRAVDQCMKEMREVVRTDDMDAGLAALLPRLEKAVLDSEQRRETRVDQVSAALTALVSQLQALPLPREVSRPLKNFAKQLDGRVGQVREIPLLLSELSGLQGKALSLLENPAEPGRPGLLQRLFGSRDADDATPQIAAPELHMPAPQPVEPVAAPLAEHPHPATNLAPAADPQGVMPTVDAALPAAANPETVDTPPPTAAMAPIAEVVVLVPSILEPETTSSQAPGLQTQPNIEQLQEPIPSITVLATQAPPAINPDELIPEASDPQTPEHDILYALPDSPEPSYSSVAKHIEDTLLGLLDDLTLPERHRPQAEAMRNRLQNGLNWYELLPILDDLATLMLAITDSGQHEFEAYLQRLNERLESFQSNLQAASEGHADNRSAAREMDTQIREQVDGLQSSMHEAADLDDLKHMLENHLEGLLGTMDQHQKQRDAREQEVAARLQSLAERVAHMEQEALGYREHLEEQRQKALIDPLTGLPNRAAWSERLDHEISQWQQHGNTLLLAMLDLDHFKRINDNYGHLAGDKVLKIIASVLRKRLRGTDFIARFGGEEFVLLMPATAPMAGAKLLETLRASIEACPFHFKGERVTITISMGLTAFRPDEHGDLVLKRADQALYRAKNTGRNRIELG